GAGAAAAGGACAAAGATGGCGAAACGGAGTAGAGAGCTAAAAATCTAACTCATAAAATGAGCCTCGTCATATGTTATGCATGATATTTGAATCTTTAGTGCTGATATAAGGTCCCTTTAGCTTCTCTGAATTAAAATCTTGCGGTAGGGTTTTCTCAGGTAATTTTCCGGTGTTGAATGGCAAATTGAGTCTTAATGAAGATACATATTGATAGGAATGGTGAAAGATTTGGGCCTTACAGCATAGAAGAAACAAATGCTTATTTGGCAAACGGCACACTACTTCCTTCAGATCTGGCTTGGAAAGATGGCATGACGAATTGGTTGCCGGTTCAACAGATTTCCGGCGTGGTGGTTGCCACAGGTTCTGTGGCAACATCTGTTCTTCCTTCGCAATCCGTGTCGATTGGAAACAAAAAAAATATTCTCCAAGGAATTGCTGCCGTGGTGGGACTGTTGGCTATTGGGATTGGAATTTGGGTTTTCTTTTTCCGAGCCACAGAAGAGAAGAAGCAGTTTGCAAACAATGATGGAGGTAATATTCCGGTCGCAAAGTCAGTTGAAGAAACAACGAAGGAAACGGCTGGCACGGCCTCAAGAATTGACACAATTATCCAGCTTGATCTTACAAAACACGGGCTTAAACCGAATCCGCCGGCCAGTGATGTTGAGTTCGTCCGCCGCCTGTATCTGGATGTGATTGGCCGAATTCCGACCGGTGATGAACTTAAACGCTTCCACGCAGACACTCGTGAAGACCGTAGGGCTAGGTTGATTGATGAATTGCTTAAGTCTCCCGGTCATGAATCCCACATGTTCAACTGGCTAGCGGACATGCTTCGTGTGAAAGATGATTATTACCGGATTGGTAAGACTTGGACGTTTCATACATGGCTGAAATCACAACTCCGTGAGAACAGGCCGTGGGATGAACTTGTCCATGACATGCTAACTGCAGAAGGTCGGTTGGGAGAAAATGGGGCCACCGCATACCTCTTGCGCGACGCAAGTATGCCGTTGGATAGCCTTTCCAACACGCTGACTATTTTTCTTGGTGCAAATATTGGCTGTGCTCAGTGTCATGACCATCCCCTTGCTGAATGGACTCAACGTGACTTTTATGAAATGGCGGCATTTTTCGGCTCGACGACCTTTGAGCGTGTGGATACACGCAAGCCGGCAATAACTCTCCGTGATGAACGTTTCTCAAAAGCGAATCTTGTCACTTTACTTCAACCGAATATGGAGCGAGTCGTATTCGATAACACCATTTCGACTGTATTCCCTGAGGACTACTCGTATGACGACGCCAAACCCGGCGACTTGGTTAGCCCACGATTTATCAATTGGGGGCCTGAAAAGGAAATGCCTCTGGCGGGACATCGGCCGAAACGGCTCCGAAATCATTTCGCGGACTGGATGACGTCATCTGAGAATCCGCGCTTTGCCGCGGCTATTGCCAATCGATTATGGAAGAAGTTTTTTGGAATTGCGGTCAAAGAGCCGGTTACAGATCTCGATGTTCTCGAAAACGCCACTAATCCGGAACTACTTCGGTTCATCGCACAGTTGATGAAGGATGTTGATTTTGACCTGCGAAAATTTCAGCGAGTAATTCTAAATACTAGCGCATATCAGCAGCAGGTCAGCGTGACGCCGCTTGAGGGTGAGGCTTTCCGATTCCCTGGTCCTTTATTACGTCGAATGACAGCTGAGCAGGCGTGGGATTCTATTGTTCTCCTGTTGCGAGGCCCGGAGATTGATCAGTTGAAGACAGATAATGCGCCTTTGATGAAGCGACTAGTTTTTCCCTTTGAATTCACAC
This Limisphaerales bacterium DNA region includes the following protein-coding sequences:
- a CDS encoding DUF1549 domain-containing protein, producing the protein MKIHIDRNGERFGPYSIEETNAYLANGTLLPSDLAWKDGMTNWLPVQQISGVVVATGSVATSVLPSQSVSIGNKKNILQGIAAVVGLLAIGIGIWVFFFRATEEKKQFANNDGGNIPVAKSVEETTKETAGTASRIDTIIQLDLTKHGLKPNPPASDVEFVRRLYLDVIGRIPTGDELKRFHADTREDRRARLIDELLKSPGHESHMFNWLADMLRVKDDYYRIGKTWTFHTWLKSQLRENRPWDELVHDMLTAEGRLGENGATAYLLRDASMPLDSLSNTLTIFLGANIGCAQCHDHPLAEWTQRDFYEMAAFFGSTTFERVDTRKPAITLRDERFSKANLVTLLQPNMERVVFDNTISTVFPEDYSYDDAKPGDLVSPRFINWGPEKEMPLAGHRPKRLRNHFADWMTSSENPRFAAAIANRLWKKFFGIAVKEPVTDLDVLENATNPELLRFIAQLMKDVDFDLRKFQRVILNTSAYQQQVSVTPLEGEAFRFPGPLLRRMTAEQAWDSIVLLLRGPEIDQLKTDNAPLMKRLVFPFEFTHDKKDILSDREKIFNFAETLLPKGEASNGDGGRGLFMGSSKGRRVKLRGENSWLRASELPQPMPPTHFLRVAGQSARDVADDGSTEGGITESLAMMNGEVTKSIMTSSLVINAASSKNSQPEQIALLYRACLSRSPREKDTKQCVIALEQGLELSDIVWALLNSREFMFIQ